A segment of the Neoarius graeffei isolate fNeoGra1 chromosome 5, fNeoGra1.pri, whole genome shotgun sequence genome:
taaatgaatatacttttcagaagttggacatttctgtattgtaaatcctttttttgattgatcttagggaatattctaataatttgagatactggatttctgattttcatgagctataagccataatcatcaaaattaaaacaaaaaaggctttaaatatttcactttacatgtaatgaatatagaatatatgaaagtttacctttttgaattaaattatgaaaaaaaaagaactttttcatggtattctaattttttgagatgcacgtgtgtgtgtgtgtgtgtgtgtgtgtgtgtgtgtatgtatgtatgtatgtatgtatatatatatatatatatatatatatatatatatatatatatatatatatctaaaaatttgtttgtgggttttttttttttttaaatgaatgcagGTTATTTTATGGAGGCAAATTATTTAgataacttgtgcacacaagacTCAAGCAGGATCACAATAAATAACTTGAATGCATAAAAATCACCTTTTGGGACTTTAGGGGCCCCGTATTTAGCTGATCACATCAGTACAGATTTATTTTATGAACTATTAAAATATTATGCTCATTTATTCAAATGTGTACCATAATATTTAGATTATTAATTGGCGTCACAGACGTTTTAATTCCTGAATTTTCAGAGAGCTGAACTGGTTAAAATTGACATCATTTATAGCCCTGCTTCTTTTTAAGTCATTGTGGTTCAAATTAAACCCATTTAATTCCAGTCAAAAAAGCAGATAACTAATAAAAACCGAATAACCAAATATAACTTTGGTAAAGGTGGATTGTGATCACATGAATAtaacacgatttttttttttttttaatcacagacCGTACTTGAAGAGCAACTGAGTTAGACAGTGAAGTGTTTTCTTCTGAAGGATGAGATGTTGGTTCATGATGCGCTATTAATGCTTGACTCCATGAAACCCATCCGGTTGTTTTCTCTTGTAACCTGTAAAGCTAAAAGCGTTTCATTCTCACTGCTGCATATACAGGTGTGGTCACTGTAAGAGGTTAGCTCCTGAATATGAAGCGGCTGCTGCCAGACTAAAGGGTACAGTACTCTTAGCAAAGGTAAGCAAAGGTAACGTCATTTAACAGCAATAATCTTTTTAAAAGCACATGTTCAGACTTGACCATGGCACTTTGTACTTGGATCATGTTCTGCTTGGTAGTTAAGGTTTACATTCGTTTTGGCTGTAGCATATTAAGTGTAGAAGTATTTTATTTAAAGCCCCTCCCAACAGTCTTGTGTCtgtagtagaggtctgcgcgggttggatttttcagtcccgctcccgcccgcgcccgcattgtgcagtcccactcccgcccgcacccgcaaagaattatgattttcagtcccgctcccgcccgcacctgccatattttgtcccgctcccgcccgcaaatcccggatgatgcagacgttcgcgttatttctcaggaaagttcttgtcttgacacagcgtgatggtgccccgccccctactttgagtggatttgagcataaatatctacagctcacgttcacgtttgttattatttaccttgtttctgaattcagcatgtagtgtctctaataataataattagtgctgtcaagcgattaaaatatttaatagcgaatcgcacatttttgtcacatgagaaaccattgtaattctctgatcagcataaaaaagtgaatgggcttgctttgtaccaatgtttttttttaaattgcaaagcagagctagcaagagaaccatgagtgaacaactctaatcagagagacaggttacacagtgacggtaggcttgactcaatgctatcccagaaatccttcctgtaatatgcaaatttggccgcctctgattggacagccaaatttgcatattacaggaaggatttctgggatagcattgagtcaagcctaccgtcactgtgtaacctgtctctctgattagagttgtaggctAACTCAAGCAgtgaatcacttcactcatggttctcttgctagctgggtgtgaatggcgagtcattagagtgatcaaaggatttcccgttaggatgatcaatggcaaatttaagatgccattcctcacgcaatctgactctctctacaaATTTAGgcgtcttaaaatgtttttattaatgccaaataaaatatccagcacaaattatatatgatagacataaattaataatttataaattttatttcaaacatgtttttagttagcaggattgaagcttatcaccgctcccgcccgcgccgcatatgtgcactcctgctcccgcccgcgccgcatatgtgcactcccgctcccgcccgcgccggcatatgtgcactcccgctcccgcccgcgccggcaTATGTGCactcgcgcccgcaatgagctttcaaaatttgtcccgcaccgcactgctttgcggcgggtcccgcgggagtgcagggccctAGTCTGTAGTAGCATTAGCCCACACTTCACTAGGGGGGAAAAAGGTCATATTTTTACATTTAAATGGTAAAATAAAGATTGAAGTGGGAACCTGATGTCTTTACCATCGCGGTCAGTCAGAGTTTGGAGATTTACTGTGCAAAACGTTGATTTGTCCAAACTGTTTTACACAGTGGGCCTGTCCCAAATGTACATAACAAGATCCTTTCTTCTGATTAGGTGGACTGCACTGTGAACTCTGAGACATGTGAGAAGTTTGGGGTGAACGGGTACCCCACTCTAAAAATCTTTCGAAATGGCGAGGAGGCCTCTTCATATGATGGTCCTCGGacagcgggtgtgtgtgtgtgatgtgaataTAAATCCATATAAACTGCTTTTTGTACACTTTGTTTTCATGCCTTTGGACTATGTTGATATTCATAGATGGCATTGTGAGTTATATGAAGAAGCAGGCTGGCCCAAGCTCTGTCGCTCTACACAGTGAAGCTGAGCTGGATGCTTTCATTAATGGTTTTGAACCCAGTGTTGTGGGTGAGTTGTTGTCATGTTATTATCAGAATTGTGATTATTGGAAATAATAGTTaaagtgaaataataataataataataatagttaaagTGCTGACGGCAAGGAATTAGCCTTTGCATTCGTATGTTAGGTGACTGGCAATGTGACACTGGAATCAGTATGTTGAATTGATTTGATCAGTGACTTACTGTACGTTTCGTATTTTAGTGGAGCAGAGCcctatacttaagagaatatggaaatgcatcgacctgatttttgatagcTTTGACCGTACGACGTCTGTACGTACGAGTGAGTGTATGTACCGATGAAAAACGTGCATCAttacagggaacccgatcgtaagtgaaaggcaacgtatctcataaacacttgaccaccggacaacaaaatttgtatctttatttaaatAAGATGCTGGGTTTTATTTACATAACTGCTGGGTTTTTATTCAgcgtttatttttaatttgctttaaaaaaataatgtcggattatttacgaacacattttacagaaaatattcatgaccgtTTCATACAAAtccagttaaaacagttttattagtccactagcttattGGACGGTTGaccgtttctgtcatgtaaggatgatagacggatgtaagtgcaggaagagttttattgaaagcacgctTGCAAACGGATCCAAAACAGACAAAGGCAGAgctgaaaaacaggcagtggtcgagtgagacacagacaggagatcagaggtaatacaatcctCACAGTCTAAAACACAAACGGTCAAAAacagaaaagcgatacaaaatacaaggctttcacaaagtctgtgtgttactgagtgtCATTAtgtgtatgcgctgtgattgagctgtaatcaggaacaggtgcatgctaattagtcctaatggcatgcGCGTGCTTTGCAATCTGCGGCTGCACACTCCGAGCTCCAACGCACGTGGACGTGACGGATGTAACCAGACaaatgtttgacatatcaagtttaatATTTGATCGTAACtacatagtaatgatgtaaagtgaaagctctGGTTCCCAGCTGTCCACcagacacccagcagagtcacaccataataaatgtggtggtggtgtttctggcgcatggcatatggtttcaaagaaaggaataaatatgtatcgtaactgtgatgcgtatctcatttttggtctcactgtcacaagataatgcagcaatttattgacatgaaatacacgacgctacacaatttgatggttcatgtgctataatattctattcaggttgattttgtgctcttgtaaatattttgctcatacgctTATCAGGAGctgtgcttttaggcagtgcttaaagaTCTATATTATGACTAAAATTGCATAAACTGGAGGTCCTATGGCATCTTGCATTAAACTGTGTACAGAAGTAACTCTTGGCAGTACTCTGATGCTGCAAGTTAATTTAGTACTGTAGCATCATTTGACTAGTAGGAACCAGCACACTTCAATTATTCCTCTGATACCAGGATAACAGCTAGTTAGACTCTACCACTTCTGGTTTTGAGTCAAGCTGAAAGGAGTGTGCTTTATGTTCCAGGCTTTTTCTCAGGTGATCATCTGGAGCTTGCTAACTTTCTGAAGGCCTCCATTGCTTTGAGGGACAGTTATCGATTTGCCCATACCACAGACCTGGGAATAGGACGAAAACATGGCGTGGACAGAGAGTATGTTGAATATCGATTTAAAAGGGAACGTAAATATAGACTGAAAGAACGTAAATTAATATTTATGGTAATATTAATGCTTTTGTGGTTTGTTTCTTTATATCTCTCAAGGTGCGTCCTGCTTTTTCGGCCTCCCCACTTGAGCAACGTGTTTGAGGATAGTGTGCTGAAGTTTGCTGACTCTGTCTCAACCGCTACACTCCGCACATTCCTCAGGGACAACATGTCTGTTCCTCTTTCTGATCTTGTGCCAGTCCACATTTATTGCATTTTGCTTTTTCCCCCCAGTTACCCTAAGTATCGAAGCTTGAGAGACTGTTTGATTAATCAAAACACCACAGTAATTTTCTTTATTTAAGTGGAGTGTCACCTACATTTAAATCTGTATGTGATGGACTCTCATTCACATGTTTTCTCCTCTCAGCATCTTCTGTGGTTCTGATTTACTTGTTCTCATTTCTCTCTTTCAGTTTTGGCCTTTGTCCTCATCTGACCTCTGAGAACAGAGACCGTCTGAGATCGGGAGATCTGCTTACAGCCTATTATGATGTTGATTATGTGTGGAATCCAAAGGGTACAAATTACTGGCGAAACAGGTGAAGTGTACCGGTTTGTGATACAGTGCGTGTTTAAAGCTCTCTAAGATTTCAGATATTACTTATAAAACCTAAATTATTGTTTAACTTTTTTGGCTCGCTGTTAATAAATTTAACTTGGCTCTTCTTTTCAGGGTGATGAAGGTGGCGACTCGGTTCCTGTCTCGGGAGCTGAGTTTTGCTGTGGCTGACCTGGAAGAGTTTCAGGAGGAGCTGGAGGAGGAGTTTGGACTGCAGTTATCTGATGGAGGAGAGATGCCCTTTATCACGATCAGGACCAGAGCAGGACACAAGTACATCATGCAAGAGGAGTTCACGTAAGTTGGCTTAAAAGTATGTTAAGTTACATTGCAGAACCTGATCAAGAGGTTCGTATAGTTATTCCTTTTCTCTTGACAATTATAATAGATCAGTGATTTTCATGTTTCTCAGTTTCAGAACTGGAGACCCCATGTTTTGCACTTTTTAGTGATTCCATTGCTTTAATTTAACtttttccatttccggttgagagtacgtagtGCGCGAGTTTGCTGCCTCTTCTCTCCGgcgttttctttatttctttcttttttctttaactgtgcttctgatttttttttggcaacgtgttgcaaatccattttgtttctttttggttAATTTCGGACTCTTCTTGTTTGGTTTTGACACCGGCTTTTTGCAATCACCTGTAGCTAACCCGCCTGCAAGCCCCCGCTTTCTTTCCCACCCGCTTGACTTCAGCAGTGGTGAGTGAGTTTCCACCATTCTCTACGCTGTTGTCTTGTTTTATGTGCTGGTTAGTCAAATTGCTTCCCTGCACTGTACTCTGGGTGTGGAACCGCTGGTGTTTGGGCTATGTTTATGAGCGGTGTTAGGCTAAGGTGGCTTTGTACCTTACATTGGACTGCGTCTATCCATCTGCTTTTGGATCGTGACTGTGGGTCTGGGTATTGGTTTTGTGGCCCGGCTTTTACCCATGTTTTACACCTACGAGCACCGCTTGGATTCCGTGGTATTTAATTTGTGCCGCTCTATTGGAATCACACGCCGCCCTCGGTATATTCACCGCTCTCTGACTGCTCATTATGCTTCGgagtcttccatacccatcatatggactccagggttttttctagaaaaatttagtatgagggcactcaccatggcgagggagcgaagcggggggaggATGGTGCCgattgtctcccccccccccgctgtgcgaagcctttgaaaaattgaggctacaatgggacattctgaggctatctgagggggaaattgtaacaaatcgtctgtcaacattgaaaaagaaagaagtaatcttcttctaccccggacagtctttgtctgtcttccgtttcgtgccgcgggatgacatctttaaatgcccaagtgtcaacaaaaacaactcgtgagcgacttctgtcaaaagctcctgcgccggtgggtgaaaggtcattcagtctcgagaaatctcgctctacaagtcagctgaccttgtatgtaacccatgtcaaatctcgcgagagcagccgcgacaactaaacaacatggcgcctcagtctggaaaacgccaatttggattgtttttgcaccgtctggcggtgtatctactatgattggaatattctcatctcatctcatctcatctcatctcattatctctagccgctttatccttctacagggtcgcaggcaagctggagcctatcccagctgactatgggcgaaaggcggggtacaccctggacaagtcgccaggtcatcacagggctgacacagagacacagacaaccattcacactcacattcacacctacggtcaatttagagccaccagttaacctaacctgcatgtctttggactgtgggggaaaccggagcacccggaggaaacccacgtggacacggggagaacatgcaaactccgcacagaaaggccctcgctggccccggggctcgaacccaggaccttcttgctgtgaggcgacagcgctaaccactacaccaccgtgccgcccctgattggaatatttttggagtaattataacgtgttTGATGATCAAACACAtcatcacgtggtgttgctgggatgttttcgtggagaaaagatcgttttgagaaagattgcatgttgtgcagtagcatataagtgcatggcctaagtgtgacttggggttcaatcggcatttcggtaagggggcgcacgccgagagtaagagggcgcagcgcccctgttccccggtttagacgaaagcctggactCAATCGGATTGCCAAGGTCAACAAGAACGCTCATGGAGTTAATCACAGTGTTCTTTGCTCACTTGGGAAACTGCAAGGTTCTGCTGTCTCTGGATTGTCACCTGTGTCTCCTGCGAAGATTGGGCTTTTAAACTCCCGCTCCATCACCAACAAAGCGTCACTCATTAATGACCTAATTATCCAAAAGACCCTGGACATACAGTacttctgctggtggaaacatggcAACAGGCTGAGGACTATCTACATTTAAATATGTCTTCACCAGCTGGATACACGTATATATCAAAGCCCCGTCTCACAGGGAAGGGTGGAGGTCTAGCTGCAGTTTTCCGATGTGGTTTGAAACTTAGAGATTGTTTTTCATGATGTTACATCCTGTAaatatctggctttgaaaacctccactcccacaccgatgttgctgctcttaatctatcgacctcccaaatcaccaccatctctttttctgtctgaattgaatgaactgctaactgtagcCTCATGTGTCTGTACTGCTGTCATTCTTTTGGGTGACTTTAACATTCATGTTGACATTAGTTGCTCCCTTACTGAtgagctcttgactgtctttgaatgttttggtttaactcagcatgttgactttcccacACATAATCACGGTCATATACTTGACTTGCTTTGCTCTACTGGTCTAAAAATTGTATCTGTATTGGGTTCTGATGCaggttttactgaccacaagtcgattgagtgttgtctcagtgtgccttcttctaaacttcctctgcgttctactgtctctttctgtaatctttcttctattgatgtgcattctttctctgcctctcttcTTTTCgtaaatttgctgaggtttcctctcctgatgatacagtttctatttacaataatactatatct
Coding sequences within it:
- the pdia7 gene encoding protein disulfide isomerase family A, member 7; amino-acid sequence: MYFPRLGVLHKAVVVLLLFAEGSGDVLELRDADFERRVAERESALVEFFTPWCGHCKRLAPEYEAAAARLKGTVLLAKVDCTVNSETCEKFGVNGYPTLKIFRNGEEASSYDGPRTADGIVSYMKKQAGPSSVALHSEAELDAFINGFEPSVVGFFSGDHLELANFLKASIALRDSYRFAHTTDLGIGRKHGVDRECVLLFRPPHLSNVFEDSVLKFADSVSTATLRTFLRDNIFGLCPHLTSENRDRLRSGDLLTAYYDVDYVWNPKGTNYWRNRVMKVATRFLSRELSFAVADLEEFQEELEEEFGLQLSDGGEMPFITIRTRAGHKYIMQEEFTRDGKSLERFLEDYFARRLKRYMKSEPVPETNDGPVKVVVADTFDEIVNNPEKDVLVEFYAPWCSHCKNLEPTYTELGEKLSGDLHIVIAKMDATANDIPPSYDVQGFPTIYFAPAGQKDQPRRYEGGREIRDFISYLEKEATNPLVFGNLRDDL